From the Synergistaceae bacterium genome, the window TTTCAATTGTCGGAAAATGCTGCGAGTCAGGCGATATATTAATCGATAATGCTAAGATTCAAGAAGTCAAGCCGGGCGATATTATTGCTCTATATAACACGGGTGCTTACACCTTCAGCATGTCGAGTACTTATAACAAATTGCAGCGTCCTGCAGTCGTCTTTGTCGAAAATGGGAATTCTAAATTAGTCGTCGAGCGTCAATCACTTGAAGATATTACACGGGGCGATTTGCTGATAGATTAATTATTTATTATAAATTCTCCGATAAAGTAATCAGGATATTCTGTAATGACAGGAGGTTAATTTTTTATGGCATCAATGAGCATTTCGGGTGTAGTCTCCGGCATGGACTGGGACAGCATGATAGACTCTATAATTGAATCAGCTGCCGAGCCCGCTCAAGTCCAAGTCAATAAGAAGACTAATTTAACCCGCAAAAAAAGTTTATTCGAAGAAATGAAAGTCATGGTGCAAAGTATTCAGACTTCCATGACTTCTTTAAAGTTGCCGTCAACCTATAGTGCTAAGGAAATCGAAATCGAACGCCTTGACTCAAATTCTTCATATAAGGGCGTATTAACAGCGACAGTAAATGCAGACGCAGAAGTCAGTGTGCATGAAGTCGAAGTAACACAGATAGCGCGCGCCCAAACTAACAGGTCAAGCCAAATAACAAGCTCAACTATAGCAAGCAATCTAAGTAATTACGGCCTGACAGATTCGACTCTGTATATTTCAGCAGGCGGGCAGAAAATCGGCGTAGATGTATATTCAACTGATAGTTTACAGGCTTTGAAGTCGCGAATTAATAACACTTTGAAGACTCTTGACAATCCCATGAATATAACTGCGTATGTTTCTGATAATAGATTATTACTCCGCAGCGATTACACAGGGACGGGCGAGACTTCAGTAGAAGAGACGATTAATTACAGCTTGAACGGGTATAATAAACTCTCTGATATTCTCGTAACTGAAGGCCAAGAAAGCAATTTATCTATTAACGGCTACACTCAAGGCACTGACTATGTAGTAGTAAATACTCCTGAGGGCAGCGAAATTAGATGGAATTTATACGAGGACACCGACGAGGTAAAACTCGGAAAAAGCATAACAGCGACATATCAATTTGGAGCGGGTGATGTTTTTGACTCGTCAGTTCTTGATATAACACAAAAAAAAGGCTCAAGCTCTGAAAGCACAACAAGTGTATCGAGTTTGCTGGGATTTACTCCGGGTAATTATGAAAATCTCAAGATTAAAGGCTCCGACGGGACATTATATAAATACGGCCGGGACTTCACGATTAATGACAGCGGCGCAGTCGAATGGCTTACCAGTGCTACAGTTACAAATGAGCCGGATTCTTATACTGTATCTTATGCTAAAAATTTAACTGTTTCAAATGATATAACAATGGGCAGCGGCAAAGATGCAGATATAACAAGTAATTTTTATTCACTGTCAGCACTTAAGACCGCATATTATAATGAATTCGGTATAGATTTACCCACTGAAGAATTAACGGCCTCCAATGGTAAGACTTACACGTATATAAGCGATGATGTTAATTTCACAATAGACGGCTACGAATACGGGCGGGATTTTGTTTTACGTCAGAACAGCACGAGTCATATTGCTATTGGATGGGGCGGCGGATATGTTGCAGAAGCCTACGCAAAAGAACATTCAATCGATACCAGCGAAATGATAATTCCTGATGAGGGCGATACTTACACAATAAAATTTAATCATACTTATTCAGCAGCAGGAGACAGTACGACAGATTTATCGACTTTGCTGGGCTATGATGTCTCTTCGGATTATGAAAACGTTGTTATAAAAGATTCCGACGGCAATATTTACGAGTACGGCACGGACTACACAATAACTGACGGCGTTTTAACGTGGCATACTAGAAATAGCAGAATAAATCCAACAGACGGCACAGAATACTCGTTTATTTACACGAGCGCAGAACCTATAAAAGCAAGCCTTACAAGCTCGGATCTTGTCGATGAAGATTACCCCGATGAATATTATTTGAATCTCGAAGCAACTGACGGCGAAATCTCTTCAGGAAGCACTAATTATTTAAGCTGGGATCAAATCGAGTCAGAAATTGATACGACTGATGATGACGTTATGGATTTATATTTTACCGTTAAAGATTCAAATAATAATATTTATAAATACGGCACAGATTACACGATAGATTCTGATTCGTCAGGTAATTTGATTCTAAAATGGGATATTGACGAAGACGAGATACCGGCAAATTTCACAGTAACTTATACCGGCCATACTACAGGAGTAGACAGCGGCGGGGAGACTCTCAACGTTAATTTAACGCGTTCATACACTGATGATATTTTATGGGCGTCAAGTTCTGATATTCCGTATTATTCAAAATTTGAGGGCGGTACTACGACAATAACACAAGGCGGAAAAACTTTTTATGAAGGCGTTGACTTTGACATTGTAGACGACGGGAACGGCCGCGCTCAAGTTCAATGGGCAACTGACTCCGGTTATGAGTGGTATCTGCCTGCCTCAGGAGCTAATACACGCTACACAATAAATTTAACGAGTTCGGACGGGACAGCTTATACTTATTCAGCAGTCAGAGATTATCAAGACACAATAAATTTAGGTGATTACGGATTTACGAGCGTCAACGGTGCGATCACATCAGTAACTTATCAGGGCAGCAGCACTCACACTTATGATTTAACGGCAACAGAGACAGATGATGAAGGCAACGTAACTTACACACAACGAGAAAATATGCAAAAAGAAATCGGCGCATACTACAACGAAGGCACAAACGGCGGCGTGAAAGTCTTTAATTTTAACTGGGTAACACCTGACAGGACTGCGAACTCTTTACCAGCAAGCGGCGACTCATTAACAGTAAGTTATGAATATGATGCTAACACGTTTGAATTAAGCGACTCAGACGATGACGCATTATTAAAGGCTTTAGGCTTCCTGAACTCAAGCGGGGAACTTGACGAAGATAATTACACGGCGGCCCAGAACGCAAAATTAATACTTGACGGCGATAACGAAATCGAGAGATCTTCAAATTATATCGGTGCTTCTTATGAGAACGAAATCGACGAGCTTAAGGGCGTAACTTTGACTCTTAAGGGCACGGGCATTGTCTCGCTTGATATTGCACATGACGCAGAGAAGGCAGTCGAATCAATACAAACATTTGTCGACGGCTATAATGATTTAATGAACTGGATTAATACGCGCATGACTGAAAGCCAAGTAGACGAGGACACAGCAGCAACAGTTGACTCTGATGATTTCAGAATGAGATGGGGACTTCTGCACGGGAAC encodes:
- the fliD gene encoding flagellar filament capping protein FliD is translated as MASMSISGVVSGMDWDSMIDSIIESAAEPAQVQVNKKTNLTRKKSLFEEMKVMVQSIQTSMTSLKLPSTYSAKEIEIERLDSNSSYKGVLTATVNADAEVSVHEVEVTQIARAQTNRSSQITSSTIASNLSNYGLTDSTLYISAGGQKIGVDVYSTDSLQALKSRINNTLKTLDNPMNITAYVSDNRLLLRSDYTGTGETSVEETINYSLNGYNKLSDILVTEGQESNLSINGYTQGTDYVVVNTPEGSEIRWNLYEDTDEVKLGKSITATYQFGAGDVFDSSVLDITQKKGSSSESTTSVSSLLGFTPGNYENLKIKGSDGTLYKYGRDFTINDSGAVEWLTSATVTNEPDSYTVSYAKNLTVSNDITMGSGKDADITSNFYSLSALKTAYYNEFGIDLPTEELTASNGKTYTYISDDVNFTIDGYEYGRDFVLRQNSTSHIAIGWGGGYVAEAYAKEHSIDTSEMIIPDEGDTYTIKFNHTYSAAGDSTTDLSTLLGYDVSSDYENVVIKDSDGNIYEYGTDYTITDGVLTWHTRNSRINPTDGTEYSFIYTSAEPIKASLTSSDLVDEDYPDEYYLNLEATDGEISSGSTNYLSWDQIESEIDTTDDDVMDLYFTVKDSNNNIYKYGTDYTIDSDSSGNLILKWDIDEDEIPANFTVTYTGHTTGVDSGGETLNVNLTRSYTDDILWASSSDIPYYSKFEGGTTTITQGGKTFYEGVDFDIVDDGNGRAQVQWATDSGYEWYLPASGANTRYTINLTSSDGTAYTYSAVRDYQDTINLGDYGFTSVNGAITSVTYQGSSTHTYDLTATETDDEGNVTYTQRENMQKEIGAYYNEGTNGGVKVFNFNWVTPDRTANSLPASGDSLTVSYEYDANTFELSDSDDDALLKALGFLNSSGELDEDNYTAAQNAKLILDGDNEIERSSNYIGASYENEIDELKGVTLTLKGTGIVSLDIAHDAEKAVESIQTFVDGYNDLMNWINTRMTESQVDEDTAATVDSDDFRMRWGLLHGNSLLRNTKSQMRNILAQNFTFSFTQRVSSQEIYGTMAHNGLKSDSTLRLRIGTKYVDVPIYTGDTITDIANRVNDPTNTDMRAIFYDDDGNLLEQPLLKATAENDVFVINSTSEDEITMSGTAAMNALKMNYTYKGLYQVGIATTSTDYGKSGELEFDTSKFMEALEDNPTEVQDLMVKFAGEMDTWLKSMLTTSASGETKGTLSRQIDDIQTQIDSINEYLENYQERLDRMEESLRSKYAAAEDRIAQLSQKASSIAAILNQLNGNASNSSSSTSS